One Setaria italica strain Yugu1 chromosome II, Setaria_italica_v2.0, whole genome shotgun sequence DNA segment encodes these proteins:
- the LOC101760767 gene encoding SWI/SNF-related matrix-associated actin-dependent regulator of chromatin subfamily A-like protein 1 homolog isoform X2, with protein sequence MQITEEQRRRAEANRLAALEKRKRIAEAAAAAATASTSYATTAFPAAGTPTFPAYDTAASSAEWRLAKCPRIAPPAPQHRSAPLPPRPSPPQPPPTPPQPPVGFKVVLEVCSPDEFLVAVEPAEGKAYPGEADCLGAVQDSLAAASVVQYSETQSLSQSGHLHPVFKLVDYDVVLKCLKKLPGAVVEDIPYNTKRVIQNIPMLPGQKWAYDKEVDELLKKLPQQVKDALLPFQLEGVRFGLQRRGRCLIADEMGLGKTLQAIAIACCFKDEGSILIVCPAVLRYTWAEELERWDPSFMPKDIHLVFGRQDSLEHLSATPRAVIISYQMLSRLRESMANKTWALMIVDESHNIRCTKKKVEKNETEAVLHLASKIERIVLLSGTPSLSRPFDIYHQINMLWPRMLGNNKFDYAKKYCSLHVARSYQGKSFKDYSKGDYSKGARLTELNVLLSQTVMIRRLKEHLLNELPPKRRQIIRLKLKAPDIRTAMSSSIKEMDSISCNETLAVDLPCKSNDDENTKDEEDDGCKKSPRHLTPQEIGIAKLSGFSEWFSNHFIVNGLGANHNLDPQSSCQKTIIFAHHLKVLDGIQVFVSENGIKFVRIDGSTLQRERKEAVDSFRLDPEVKVAIIGITAGGVGLNFSSAQNVVFVELPKSASELLQAEDRAHRRGQTNAVNIYIFCAKNTLDESHWLQLNQSLFRVSSLMNGKKDAIREIEVDQVCHLEEIRNSEEKIQCQLHPLENHNTEIDDISIECFPGIDDLELDSDFTIRTIPLEFEDESYGTSLKNNSTPTVPEDRSCIDVSLSPAAAFCTAISSCKSMKARRRLSENSGSFSQTAPISDVPIQVESLRFEVSRHTGRIHLYSCVPGHDSRPKPLFENFQPEELNSPCSSSDVKARTLLLKKIPAFCNVFRAFIKEWLALRPIDQSRLLGKPLQLPLSLELCFLKDSINHSTEKMLSGDRWCCVMAPLKRDSTLKAGLLMMNLSANFVKDSAMGSFRSHQNILKIYFVVWPVSRNTG encoded by the exons ATGCAGATCAcggaggagcagcggcgccgcGCAGAGGCCAACCGCCTCGCGGCCCTCGAGAAGCGAAAGCGCATCGCGgaagccgcggccgcggccgccaccgcctccacctcctacgccaccaccgccttccccgccgccggcacgcCCACATTCCCCGCCTACGAcactgccgcctcctccgccgagTGGAGGCTCGCCAAGTGCCCAAGAATCGCCCCGCCCGCGCCCCAGCATCGGTCTGCGCCGCTGCCCCCGCGCCCTTCTccaccgcagccgccgccgactccgccTCAGCCGCCGGTGGGGTTCAAGGTGGTTCTTGAGGTGTGCAGTCCCGACGAGTTCTTGGTGGCCGTGGAGCCGGCGGAAGGCAAGGCCTACCCTGGGGAGGCCGACTGCCTCGGCGCCGTCCAGGACAGCCTCGCTGCGGCTTCG GTTGTACAATACTCTGAAACACAGTCACTAAGTCAAAGTGGCCATCTTCATCCTGTATTTAAGCTCGTGGACTATGATGTGGTGTTGAAATGCCTGAAGAAATTGCCAGGGGCTGTTGTGGAAGATATACCTTATAACACAAAGAGAGTTATTCAGAATATCCCTATGTTGCCTGGCCAGAAATGGGCTTATGATAAAGAAGTGGACGAGCTTCTCAAGAAGCTGCCACAGCAAGTAAAAGATGCTCTTTTACCCTTCCAACTTGAAGGTGTGAGATTTGGGCTTCAAAGGCGTGGACGCTGCCTGATCGCAGATGAGATGGGTCTTGGCAAGACTCTCCAG GCAATTGCAATAGCATGCTGCTTCAAGGACGAGGGTTCTATATTAATAGTGTGTCCAGCTGTATTGCGTTATACTTGGGCGGAGGAATTGGAGCGTTGGGATCCTTCATTTATGCCAAAAGATATTCACCTTG taTTTGGTCGTCAAGACAGTCTTGAACATTTAAGTGCTACCCCAAGGGCAGTGATTATTTCATACCAGATGCTAAGTCGCCTTAGGGAGAGCATGGCGAATAAAACATGGGCACTGATGATAGTTGATGAATCACACAATATACGCTGCACGAAGAAGAAAGTAGAAAAAAACGAG ACAGAAGCTGTGCTGCATCTAGCTTCAAAAATTGAGCGCATTGTATTGCTCTCGGGGACACCCTCTCTGTCAAG ACCTTTTGATATCTACCACCAGATAAATATGTTATG GCCCCGTATGCTTGGCAATAATAAATTTGACTATGCAAAGAAATATTGCTCACTGCATGTTGCTCGAAGTTATCAGGGAAAATCATTTAAG GACTACTCTAAGGGTGACTACTCTAAGGGTGCACGGTTGACAGAGTTAAATGTTTTGCTCAGTCAAACAGTCATG ATTAGGCGACTGAAAGAGCACTTGTTGAATGAACTACCCCCCAAGCGGCGACAGATTATTAGGTTGAAGCTAAAGGCACCAGATATTAGGACAGCCATGTCGTCATCCATCAAAGAGATGGACTCTATCAGTTGTAATGAAACTCTTGCAGTTGACTTGCCCTGCAAAAGCAATGATGATGAAAATACAAAAGATGAAGAAG ATGATGGTTGCAAGAAATCACCAAGGCATCTCACCCCACAAGAGATTGGCATTGCAAAATTATCTGGGTTTAGCGAATGGTTCTCAAATCATTTCATCGTGAATGGACTGGGTGCTAACCACAACCTGGATCCCCAGTCTAGTTGCCAGAAAACAATAATATTTGCGCATCATTTAAAGGTTCTAGATGGAATACAG GTGTTTGTCTCTGAGAATGGGATCAAGTTTGTTCGCATTGATGGAAGCACACTTcaaagggaaaggaaagaagCTGTTGATTCTTTCCGTTTGGATCCAGAG GTGAAGGTTGCGATAATTGGAATTACTGCTGGTGGTGTTGGCTTAAACTTCTCATCTGCTCAGAATGTCGTTTTCGTGGAGCTCCCAAAATCAGCTTCGGAATTACTTCAG GCTGAGGATAGAGCTCATAGGCGTGGCCAAACAAATGCGGTCAACATATATATATTCTGTGCAAAG AACACATTGGATGAATCACACTGGCTCCAGTTAAATCAGAGTCTATTCCGTGTCTCATCTTTGATGAATGGGAAAAAAGATGCTATAAGAGAGATCGAG GTTGATCAAGTGTGCCATCTTGAGGAAATCAGGAATTCTGAGGAGAAAATACAATGCCAACTTCATCCTTTGGAGAATCATAATACAG AAATTGATGATATATCGATTGAATGTTTTCCTGGCATCGATGATTTGGAACTTGACTCAGATTTCACTATTAGGACAATTCCTCTTGAATTTGAG GATGAAAGCTATGGCACATCCTTGAAAAATAATTCAACACCAACAGTACCTGAAGATAGATCTTGCATTGATGTTTCTCTTTCGCCAGCTGCAGCCTTTTGCACTGCAATATCAAGTTGTAAATCAATGAAG GCTCGTAGGAGGCTTTCTGAAAATTCTGGGAGCTTCAGTCAGACTGCACCTATTTCAGATGTTCCAATTCAAGTGGAGTCTCTGCGTTTTGAG GTTAGCCGGCACACAGGCCGAATCCACTTGTACAGTTGTGTCCCAGGACATGATTCAAGACCCAAACCACTTTTTGAAAACTTTCAACCAGAAGAATTGAATTCACCATGTTCTTCCAGTGATGTTAAAGCAAGGACTCTGCTCTTGAAAAAGATTCCCGCTTTTTGCAATGTGTTTAGAGCATTCATCAAAGAGTGGTTGGCACTAAGACCAATTGATCAGAGTAGACTGCTTGGAAAGCCTTTACAACTTCCCTTGAGCCTTGAGTTGTGTTTTCTGAAAGATAGTATCAACCATAGCACAGAG AAAATGCTGAGTGGAGACAGGTGGTGTTGCGTAATGGCACCACTAAAGAGAGACAGTACACTCAAGGCTGGACTATTGATGATGAACCTCTCTGCAAACTTTGTCAAGGACTCTGCAA
- the LOC101760357 gene encoding EID1-like F-box protein 2 yields MVLVVKQHRCTHSASCVCTKGHLSEDALFLVFRHMNWNPRLIAILSCVCKWFDEVAKQVLWKEFCHARAPKMMLDLHSGGSHIVDGNWKALGKLLIYCNGCTKGGLFNNIHVPGHFVFRTRFSRTAGKSFLPLPCKSDVLYVSDPCEHLDQGEEGDLGFFRGIFKSFATSRVKKMLIEKRARFHPRELCPYCKAKLWNMFQENMIPRSASARLGAYDDSVEYFVCLNGHVIGISTLLPLSDSEEAADE; encoded by the coding sequence ATGGTGTTGGTGGTGAAACAACACCGCTGCACACACTCGGCGAGCTGCGTCTGCACCAAGGGCCATCTCAGTGAGGATGCCCTCTTCCTCGTCTTCCGCCACATGAACTGGAACCCAAGGCTGATAGCTATCCTCTCATGCGTGTGCAAGTGGTTTGATGAGGTTGCCAAGCAGGTGCTGTGGAAGGAGTTCTGTCATGCAAGGGCGCCGAAGATGATGCTGGACTTGCATTCAGGTGGCAGCCACATTGTTGATGGAAACTGGAAAGCGCTCGGGAAGCTGCTTATCTACTGCAATGGATGCACAAAAGGGGGGCTTTTTAACAACATTCATGTACCGGGCCATTTCGTGTTCAGGACGCGCTTCTCGAGGACTGCAGGCAAGAGTTTCCTGCCTCTGCCATGTAAGTCAGACGTCCTGTATGTGTCAGATCCATGCGAGCATCTTGATCAGGGTGAAGAAGGCGACTTGGGTTTCTTTCGAGGTATCTTTAAGTCATTCGCCACCTCAAGGGTAAAGAAGATGTTGATTGAGAAGCGGGCTAGGTTTCATCCAAGGGAGTTGTGCCCTTATTGTAAGGCCAAGCTATGGAACATGTTCCAGGAGAATATGATTCCGAGAAGTGCTTCCGCTAGGCTGGGTGCTTATGATGATTCTGTGGAGTATTTTGTATGCCTGAATGGACATGTTATTGGAATTAGCACACTGCTACCGCTCTCAGATTCAGAGGAGGCAGCAGATGAGTAA